TTGATCGTTCCGACCCGGGACTTGTACGTGAAGGAATCCACGGCCGTCGACTCGCTGAACGGCGTCGTCGCCGATCCGAGAATCACGCGCATCCAGGCCGGCCACTGGGTGCAACTCTCGCATCCGGACGAAGTGGCCCACGCGATCGCGAGCTTCGTTTCCCGCTGACGGCGAAGTCCGCGAACGGATCGGCATGGGCGAATCGCTCGCCCTATCCGTTTCATTCGAGATGGACGTCGCCTGAAACAAACGCGCGCGGCGGCATGTTCCGTGCCGCCTCGCGATCCCGTTCGACATACCGCTTCACATGACTGATTGAGGAAGACATCCCCGTGAATATCACACGCATTGCTTTGACGGCCGCCCTCGGACTTTTCCTCGGCAAGGGGGCGTTCTCCGAGGAAGCCGGATGGGTAAGAACCCAGACCATTTCTCCCCTGTCCGCTCCCGTCGACGGAGACGCGCGTTCGACGAACGGCAAATCGAGCCTCGCTGTCGCGGCGGAACGCGCGCCGCAGGTTCCGGCGGGACAGTTGTTCGATTTGCAGGTTCTCTTGAAGCCGAGCAACCCGGTTCCGTCCGACTCGACCGCGGCCGCCGCCGCGGCGCGGAAAGCCCGCTTTTCCGCCAAGGACCCGAATCGCTTTGCGCCTAGCCAAGCGCAAGTTGATTCCGTCGTTTCCTACCTGCGCCAAAACGGCTTCACGCATATCGAGGCGGCGCCCAATCGGTTCAGCATCCGGGCGCAAGGAACGATCGC
Above is a window of Burkholderia thailandensis E264 DNA encoding:
- a CDS encoding protease pro-enzyme activation domain-containing protein; its protein translation is MNITRIALTAALGLFLGKGAFSEEAGWVRTQTISPLSAPVDGDARSTNGKSSLAVAAERAPQVPAGQLFDLQVLLKPSNPVPSDSTAAAAAARKARFSAKDPNRFAPSQAQVDSVVSYLRQNGFTHIEAAPNRFSIRAQGTIANVSKAFRVGVKTFMYEGRPVFANDDTVQVPANLGAIVGNVLGLQNIY